A region from the Sandaracinus amylolyticus genome encodes:
- a CDS encoding heparan-alpha-glucosaminide N-acetyltransferase domain-containing protein yields MAAIVETSKETKKGGRWLALDLLRFCAVFLMVQGHTFTELLDPAVRAERWYRHHMFVHGYTAPMFLFASGLAFGYTTFRTWDANLRPGPALWKRFRRYGWLLIIGYALHLPSTSLQALTSLSPERLNRWLQVDVLQHIAISLAICQLLVLVLRTPRRFVIAVGTMFTFVVLAAPIVWRWQAHEVLHPGISGFVNSSSGSLFPLVPWAGFTYAGILCAYFARNVAQPARALAWPFAIVSALVLLVPIAVNHTLWNPYGIHDFWKTSPYFFFWRLGNVLAVLTLLCFAERWMERAAVARDPSSLAGRALNQVRVVGQESLIVYVGHLLVLHGSVLNRGIRAYTGESLSLGEATFVALALFVSMLVLARVWHELKKREVRFQAMQLAAASAFVWMLVTG; encoded by the coding sequence ATGGCGGCGATCGTCGAGACGTCGAAGGAGACGAAGAAGGGCGGCCGCTGGCTCGCGCTCGACCTGCTGCGCTTCTGCGCCGTCTTCCTGATGGTGCAGGGCCACACGTTCACCGAGCTGCTCGACCCCGCGGTGCGCGCCGAGCGCTGGTACCGGCACCACATGTTCGTGCACGGCTACACGGCGCCGATGTTCCTCTTCGCGTCGGGGCTGGCGTTCGGCTACACGACGTTCCGCACGTGGGACGCGAACCTGCGCCCCGGGCCCGCGCTGTGGAAGCGCTTCCGCCGCTACGGCTGGCTGCTGATCATCGGCTACGCGCTGCACCTGCCCTCGACGTCGCTCCAGGCGCTCACCAGCCTGAGCCCGGAGCGCCTCAACCGATGGCTGCAGGTCGACGTGCTGCAGCACATCGCGATCAGCCTCGCGATCTGTCAGCTGCTCGTGCTCGTGCTGCGCACCCCGCGGCGCTTCGTGATCGCGGTCGGGACGATGTTCACGTTCGTCGTCCTCGCGGCGCCCATCGTGTGGCGCTGGCAGGCGCACGAGGTCCTGCACCCGGGGATCTCGGGGTTCGTGAACAGCTCGTCGGGATCGCTCTTCCCGCTCGTGCCGTGGGCGGGCTTCACGTACGCGGGGATCCTCTGCGCGTACTTCGCCCGCAACGTCGCGCAGCCCGCGCGCGCCCTCGCGTGGCCGTTCGCGATCGTGTCCGCGCTCGTCCTGCTCGTGCCGATCGCGGTCAACCACACGCTCTGGAACCCGTACGGCATCCACGACTTCTGGAAGACGAGCCCGTACTTCTTCTTCTGGCGGCTCGGCAACGTGCTCGCGGTGCTCACGCTCCTCTGCTTCGCCGAGCGCTGGATGGAGCGCGCCGCGGTCGCGCGCGATCCGAGCTCGCTCGCCGGACGCGCGCTGAACCAGGTGCGCGTGGTCGGCCAGGAGTCGCTGATCGTCTACGTCGGCCACCTGCTCGTGCTGCACGGCTCGGTGCTCAACCGCGGCATCCGCGCGTACACCGGCGAGTCGCTCTCGCTCGGCGAGGCGACGTTCGTCGCGCTCGCGCTCTTCGTCTCGATGCTCGTGCTCGCGCGCGTGTGGCACGAGCTGAAGAAGCGCGAGGTGCGCTTCCAGGCGATGCAGCTGGCGGCCGCGAGCGCGTTCGTGTGGATGCTCGTCACCGGCTGA
- a CDS encoding GMC family oxidoreductase → MSGARHIAFEERSKGTIEVEVDYVVVGSGAGGAAAAVTLARGGAEVAIVEAGAWRDGEHYPYSAYGSMRDLMDDWGSTVAVGRAFWPVVQARTMGGTTVINSAICVRTPDDIFAQWEKERGIGGLRDRVLAHQERIERELSVEEVPPAARGRSNLLAMKGAEGLGWDSHYMRRYVKGCEGTGQCLQGCRKLRKQSTNLNYVPETIARGGTVLSCAPVSRVVLEGTRAIGVRGHFVHPQTRAKGAVFFVRARKGVFVAASVTHTPVLLARSGVKSKMIGEQFRAHPGTGVFGCYDEPVDMNVGATQGWASTQFRKEPGLKLETLAIPPELVASRLTGAGVELMKRLAEYRHIAMWCHAVRAESVGTVRPAPFSDKPMVKYGLDRADMERFRQGMILLAKQHFAAGAKAIIPGIQGMPYKLTADQVGLLDDAPLDPKKYIAILSHLFGGAIMGRDPASAVVDGSGRVHGYQGLMVADASVIPSNLGVNPQHTIMGLASVFAEDALAA, encoded by the coding sequence ATGAGCGGCGCGCGTCACATCGCGTTCGAAGAGCGCAGCAAGGGCACGATCGAGGTCGAGGTCGACTACGTCGTCGTCGGCTCGGGCGCAGGCGGCGCGGCGGCGGCGGTCACGCTCGCGCGCGGCGGCGCGGAGGTCGCGATCGTCGAGGCCGGCGCGTGGCGCGACGGCGAGCACTACCCGTACAGCGCGTACGGCTCGATGCGCGACCTGATGGACGACTGGGGCTCGACCGTCGCGGTGGGCCGCGCGTTCTGGCCCGTGGTGCAGGCGCGCACGATGGGCGGCACGACCGTCATCAACAGCGCGATCTGCGTGCGCACGCCCGACGACATTTTCGCGCAGTGGGAGAAGGAGCGCGGCATCGGCGGTCTGCGTGATCGCGTGCTCGCGCACCAGGAGCGCATCGAGCGCGAGCTGAGCGTCGAGGAGGTCCCGCCTGCGGCGCGTGGTCGGTCGAACCTGCTCGCGATGAAGGGCGCGGAGGGGCTCGGCTGGGACTCGCACTACATGCGCCGCTACGTGAAGGGCTGCGAGGGCACGGGCCAGTGCCTCCAGGGCTGTCGCAAGCTGCGCAAGCAGAGCACGAACCTCAACTACGTCCCCGAGACGATCGCGCGCGGCGGCACGGTGCTCTCGTGCGCGCCGGTCTCGCGCGTCGTGCTCGAGGGCACGCGCGCGATCGGCGTGCGCGGTCACTTCGTGCATCCGCAGACGCGCGCGAAGGGCGCGGTGTTCTTCGTGCGCGCGCGCAAGGGCGTGTTCGTCGCGGCGTCGGTCACGCACACGCCGGTGCTGCTCGCGCGCTCGGGCGTGAAGAGCAAGATGATCGGAGAGCAGTTCCGCGCGCACCCGGGCACGGGCGTGTTCGGCTGTTACGACGAGCCCGTCGACATGAACGTCGGTGCGACGCAGGGCTGGGCGTCGACGCAGTTCCGCAAGGAGCCGGGCCTGAAGCTCGAGACGCTGGCGATCCCGCCCGAGCTCGTCGCGTCGCGTCTGACCGGCGCGGGCGTCGAGCTGATGAAGCGGCTCGCCGAGTACCGGCACATCGCGATGTGGTGCCACGCGGTGCGCGCGGAGTCGGTGGGCACCGTGCGTCCCGCGCCGTTCAGCGACAAGCCGATGGTGAAGTACGGCCTCGATCGCGCGGACATGGAGCGCTTCCGGCAGGGCATGATCCTGCTCGCGAAGCAGCACTTCGCGGCGGGCGCGAAGGCGATCATCCCGGGCATCCAGGGCATGCCGTACAAGCTGACGGCGGATCAGGTCGGACTGCTCGACGACGCGCCGCTCGATCCGAAGAAGTACATCGCGATCCTCAGCCACTTGTTCGGCGGCGCGATCATGGGTCGCGATCCGGCGAGCGCGGTGGTCGACGGCAGCGGGCGCGTGCACGGCTATCAGGGCTTGATGGTCGCGGATGCGTCGGTGATCCCGAGCAACCTCGGGGTGAACCCGCAGCACACGATCATGGGGCTCGCGAGCGTGTTCGCGGAGGACGCGCTCGCGGCGTGA
- a CDS encoding serine/threonine-protein kinase has translation MTDGSPRVGEVVEKYEIEGVLGRGGMGAVYRARHTLTGRAVALKWMIPDPDADAASVQRFLREARAMGRIDHPNVVGVLDVGVSSSSDADQRSAFLVMELLRGASLRAYVERETKLAPSEAVALLLPALEGVAAAHRAGVVHRDLKPENLFVVQSEDGRAITTKVLDFGISKLHEHAHASAPQPSITQTGTTMGTPSYMSPEQVRGARDVDARTDVWALGAILYEMVTGRVPFRAETYGALMVAIVMDPLVPADVIAPDLPRELARVIDRALEKDPEQRIASVEALRDAIAPFAGELAGAKVASSAEIGIKPTTPAPKALAPRASVTPTRPARPDSARPPEGAAEIQLDSAAMRAPAANASVPLSVPDLPVRARGRSTSRAMVVGLAIAIVVPLAAVVLHAMTRTSAPTESPTRAAATTPAPIAPAPPAPSIETAAPDAGIAALEPQAVEPAPASDPIAVEPEPPVRPTRHRGGHATRSTTARPEPPAATTTTPPTPPRSTSGRTGSLSRDEF, from the coding sequence ATGACCGACGGGAGCCCGCGCGTCGGCGAGGTCGTCGAGAAGTACGAGATCGAAGGCGTCCTCGGTCGAGGCGGCATGGGCGCCGTCTATCGCGCGCGGCACACGCTGACCGGGCGCGCGGTCGCGCTGAAGTGGATGATCCCCGACCCCGACGCCGATGCGGCGTCGGTGCAGCGCTTCCTGCGCGAGGCGCGCGCGATGGGGCGCATCGATCACCCCAACGTCGTCGGCGTGCTCGACGTCGGCGTGAGCTCTTCTTCCGACGCAGACCAGCGCTCCGCGTTCCTCGTGATGGAGCTGCTGCGCGGCGCGTCGCTCCGCGCGTACGTCGAGCGCGAGACGAAGCTCGCGCCGAGCGAAGCGGTCGCGCTGCTCCTGCCGGCGCTCGAGGGTGTCGCGGCGGCGCATCGCGCGGGCGTGGTGCACCGCGACCTGAAGCCCGAGAACCTCTTCGTCGTGCAGAGCGAGGACGGGCGCGCGATCACGACGAAGGTGCTCGACTTCGGGATCTCGAAGCTGCACGAGCACGCCCACGCGAGCGCGCCGCAGCCCTCGATCACCCAGACCGGCACGACGATGGGCACGCCGAGCTACATGTCGCCGGAGCAGGTGCGCGGCGCGCGCGACGTCGACGCGCGCACCGATGTGTGGGCGCTCGGCGCGATCCTCTACGAGATGGTCACCGGGCGCGTGCCCTTCCGCGCCGAGACGTACGGCGCGCTGATGGTCGCGATCGTGATGGACCCGCTGGTGCCCGCGGACGTGATCGCGCCCGATCTGCCGCGCGAGCTGGCGCGGGTGATCGATCGCGCGCTCGAGAAGGATCCCGAGCAGCGCATCGCGAGCGTCGAGGCGCTGCGCGACGCGATCGCGCCGTTCGCGGGAGAGCTCGCGGGCGCGAAGGTGGCGAGCTCGGCGGAGATCGGGATCAAGCCGACGACGCCGGCACCGAAGGCGCTCGCTCCGCGCGCGAGCGTCACGCCGACGCGACCGGCGCGGCCCGACTCGGCGCGACCGCCCGAAGGCGCGGCCGAGATCCAGCTCGACAGCGCCGCCATGCGCGCGCCCGCCGCGAACGCGTCGGTGCCGCTCTCGGTGCCCGATCTCCCGGTGCGCGCGCGAGGGCGGAGCACGTCGCGCGCGATGGTCGTGGGGCTCGCGATCGCGATCGTGGTGCCGCTCGCGGCGGTGGTGCTGCACGCGATGACGCGAACGAGCGCGCCGACCGAGAGCCCGACCCGCGCCGCGGCGACCACGCCCGCGCCGATCGCGCCGGCACCGCCCGCGCCGAGCATCGAGACCGCCGCGCCCGACGCAGGCATCGCGGCGCTCGAGCCGCAGGCGGTCGAGCCCGCGCCGGCGAGCGATCCGATCGCGGTCGAGCCGGAGCCGCCCGTGCGCCCCACGCGACATCGCGGAGGTCACGCGACGCGCAGCACCACCGCGCGCCCCGAGCCTCCTGCCGCCACGACGACCACGCCGCCGACACCGCCGCGCTCGACGTCGGGGCGCACCGGCTCGCTCTCGAGGGACGAATTCTGA
- a CDS encoding tetratricopeptide repeat protein — translation MTHALRVAAALITAVALSSQVAHAQDATTTEPPEPTSYATLIEAAVAEFGAGRFAEARALFRSAHDVYPNARTLRGIGMSSFELRDYPAAVRALSASLEETRRALTDEQRAQVNDLLLRARAFVGRFVVPIAPAGSRLYLDGTGVEVAGEWPEQEGELLVGVGDHEVTIRAPEGRTARARLVVRGREDEPLDIDTSPLAPPREEPPRVEPEPAPLVPPPAYEPPREEGSDPAPWIVAGVGGAAIVTGAILLGVGLHDISSVENARMHTEWSAISDANDRAPVLTGVGIALIGIGTAGAVAGIVWGALGDGTRGRERQRVELRVGPTSLAVGGSF, via the coding sequence ATGACGCACGCGCTCCGCGTCGCCGCCGCATTGATCACAGCCGTCGCTCTCTCGTCGCAGGTCGCGCACGCGCAGGACGCGACGACCACCGAGCCGCCGGAGCCGACGTCGTACGCGACGTTGATCGAAGCGGCGGTCGCGGAGTTCGGCGCAGGGCGGTTCGCCGAGGCGCGCGCGCTCTTCCGCAGCGCGCACGACGTGTACCCGAACGCGCGAACGCTGCGCGGCATCGGCATGTCGAGCTTCGAGCTCCGCGACTATCCCGCGGCGGTGCGCGCGCTGAGCGCGTCGCTCGAGGAGACGCGTCGTGCGCTCACCGACGAGCAGCGCGCGCAGGTGAACGATCTGCTGCTGCGGGCGCGCGCGTTCGTCGGGCGCTTCGTGGTGCCGATCGCGCCCGCGGGGTCGCGCTTGTACCTCGACGGCACGGGCGTCGAGGTCGCGGGCGAGTGGCCCGAGCAGGAAGGCGAGCTGCTCGTCGGCGTCGGCGATCACGAGGTCACGATCCGCGCGCCCGAGGGTCGCACCGCGCGCGCACGGCTCGTGGTGCGTGGCCGCGAGGACGAGCCGCTCGACATCGACACGAGCCCGCTCGCGCCGCCGCGCGAAGAGCCGCCGCGCGTCGAGCCCGAGCCCGCGCCGCTGGTCCCGCCGCCGGCGTACGAGCCGCCGCGCGAAGAAGGCAGCGACCCCGCGCCGTGGATCGTCGCGGGCGTGGGTGGCGCGGCGATCGTGACCGGCGCGATCCTGCTCGGCGTCGGGCTGCACGACATCTCGAGCGTCGAGAACGCGCGCATGCACACCGAGTGGAGCGCGATCAGCGACGCGAACGATCGCGCGCCGGTGCTGACCGGCGTCGGGATCGCGCTGATCGGGATCGGCACCGCGGGCGCGGTGGCCGGGATCGTGTGGGGCGCGCTCGGGGACGGCACGCGCGGGCGGGAGCGCCAGCGCGTCGAGCTGCGCGTCGGACCGACGAGCCTCGCGGTCGGAGGAAGCTTCTGA
- a CDS encoding MASE1 domain-containing protein: MGAHGRSAIALSGLAAIYIATGWVGMALASTPGNVSAVWLPSGIALAAVLVLGARVAPAIFAGGALLNALFYARAGVPSAELILASTAIGVGSTVQALVGRTLVVRFARGLDALRSPRSVGLLVACAGLACIVAATIGTATVHAMGAQGAIARTWLTWWLGDFMGVTLVVPIVLAFRARLVFDVSLVERAAYTIVLLVAIEVLFAPLGIAPGTRAPYVLLPIFVAIAYRLGPRDAGIATMLAWLGAIGALARGRRPLGDVSMDLALLEIDALVFALAMPALVLASAEWARRQSERELEGMRDELEARVAARTDELERANAELGAEIAERRRTEARLVESEARLETAIESLPFDFWILDRDERYVLVNSSAKAHWGDATGKRIVDLDVEPSVLAHWRENNARALAGEVVVRPVEHVHGGVARRYEGISAPIRVGDRVVGILGANVDVTERVRLTEQLVRAQKVETVGRLAGGVAHDFNNLLTIIGNASEALARRAPAGSVDAELTTSIIEATRQAADLTRRLLLFAGRHPADERVAPLDDLLSTSLGLLRPLFAANVAVRFEHGATIAVRFDPTRLGQILVNLAMNARDAMPDGGAFTVRTYDCDVGEACSEPWIDAPPAPGRYAMLEVSDTGAGMSDDVRRNAFEPFYTTKGAARGSGLGLASVHGIVRQAGGAIALESAPGRGTTFRIALPPASATTARSTGRFAPAIRSTRAHAVHSTVLLVEDDPGVRRTIARLLADQGHRVLGAHDVASARDIASREAFDVLISDVVMPGESGPTLARELRAARPDLPVLFVSAYAAKDTEGVEAPLLAKPFTADALGRAVASVLSTLSGNPPCPEERGS, translated from the coding sequence ATGGGAGCTCACGGGCGGAGCGCGATCGCGCTCTCCGGACTCGCCGCGATCTACATCGCGACCGGTTGGGTCGGGATGGCCCTCGCGAGCACACCGGGCAACGTCTCGGCGGTGTGGCTGCCCTCGGGGATCGCGCTCGCGGCGGTCCTCGTGCTCGGCGCGCGCGTGGCGCCCGCGATCTTCGCGGGCGGCGCGCTGCTCAACGCGCTCTTCTACGCGCGCGCAGGCGTGCCGAGCGCCGAGCTGATCCTCGCGAGCACCGCGATCGGCGTGGGCTCGACGGTGCAGGCGCTGGTCGGGCGCACGCTCGTGGTGCGCTTCGCGCGCGGCCTCGATGCGCTCCGCTCGCCGAGGAGCGTCGGGCTGCTCGTCGCGTGCGCCGGTCTCGCCTGCATCGTCGCCGCGACGATCGGGACCGCCACCGTGCACGCGATGGGCGCGCAGGGCGCGATCGCGCGCACGTGGCTCACGTGGTGGCTCGGCGACTTCATGGGCGTGACGCTCGTCGTCCCGATCGTGCTCGCGTTCCGCGCGCGGCTCGTGTTCGACGTGTCGCTCGTCGAGCGTGCCGCGTACACGATCGTGCTGCTCGTCGCGATCGAGGTGCTCTTCGCGCCCCTCGGGATCGCGCCCGGGACGCGCGCGCCCTACGTCCTGCTGCCGATCTTCGTCGCGATCGCGTATCGGCTCGGGCCGCGCGACGCCGGCATCGCGACGATGCTCGCGTGGCTCGGCGCGATCGGCGCGCTCGCGCGCGGTCGCCGGCCGCTCGGGGACGTGTCGATGGATCTCGCGCTGCTCGAGATCGACGCGCTCGTCTTCGCCCTCGCGATGCCCGCGCTCGTCCTCGCGAGCGCCGAGTGGGCGCGCCGCCAGAGCGAGCGCGAGCTCGAGGGGATGCGCGACGAGCTCGAGGCGCGAGTCGCCGCGCGCACCGACGAGCTCGAGCGCGCGAACGCGGAGCTCGGCGCCGAGATCGCCGAGCGCCGCCGCACCGAGGCACGGCTCGTCGAGTCCGAGGCGCGCCTCGAGACCGCGATCGAGAGCCTCCCCTTCGACTTCTGGATCCTCGATCGCGACGAGCGCTACGTGCTCGTCAACTCGAGCGCGAAGGCGCACTGGGGCGACGCGACGGGCAAGCGCATCGTCGATCTCGACGTCGAGCCGAGCGTCCTCGCCCACTGGCGCGAGAACAACGCACGCGCGCTCGCGGGCGAGGTCGTGGTGCGGCCCGTCGAGCACGTGCATGGCGGCGTGGCGCGCCGCTACGAAGGGATCTCCGCGCCGATCCGCGTCGGCGATCGCGTCGTCGGGATCCTCGGCGCGAACGTCGACGTGACCGAGCGCGTGCGGCTCACCGAGCAGCTCGTGCGCGCGCAGAAGGTGGAGACCGTCGGTCGCCTCGCGGGTGGGGTCGCGCACGACTTCAACAACCTGCTCACGATCATCGGCAACGCGTCGGAAGCGCTCGCGCGTCGCGCGCCCGCGGGCTCGGTCGACGCCGAGCTCACGACGAGCATCATCGAGGCGACGCGCCAGGCCGCGGACCTCACGCGGCGCCTCTTGCTCTTCGCGGGGCGACACCCGGCCGACGAGCGCGTCGCGCCGCTCGACGATCTCCTCTCGACGTCGCTCGGCCTGCTGCGCCCGCTCTTCGCGGCGAACGTCGCGGTCCGCTTCGAGCACGGCGCCACGATCGCGGTGCGCTTCGATCCCACGCGCCTCGGGCAGATCCTCGTGAACCTCGCGATGAACGCGCGCGACGCGATGCCGGACGGCGGCGCGTTCACGGTGCGCACCTACGACTGCGACGTCGGCGAGGCGTGCTCCGAGCCGTGGATCGACGCGCCGCCGGCGCCCGGCCGCTACGCGATGCTCGAGGTGAGCGACACCGGCGCGGGCATGAGCGACGACGTGCGGCGCAACGCGTTCGAGCCGTTCTACACGACGAAGGGCGCCGCGCGCGGCAGCGGGCTCGGCCTCGCGAGCGTGCACGGGATCGTGCGCCAAGCGGGCGGCGCGATCGCCCTCGAGAGCGCGCCGGGACGCGGCACGACCTTCCGCATCGCGCTGCCTCCCGCGAGCGCGACCACCGCGCGCTCGACGGGGCGCTTCGCACCGGCGATCCGCTCGACGCGCGCGCACGCGGTCCACAGCACCGTGCTGCTCGTCGAGGACGACCCCGGCGTGCGCCGCACGATCGCCCGGCTCCTCGCAGATCAGGGGCATCGTGTGCTCGGAGCACACGACGTGGCGAGCGCGCGCGACATCGCATCGCGCGAGGCGTTCGACGTGCTGATCAGCGACGTCGTGATGCCCGGCGAGAGCGGTCCGACGCTGGCGCGCGAGCTCCGCGCGGCGCGCCCCGATCTGCCGGTGCTCTTCGTCTCGGCGTATGCCGCGAAGGACACCGAGGGCGTGGAGGCGCCGCTGCTCGCGAAGCCGTTCACCGCGGACGCGCTCGGGCGCGCCGTCGCGTCGGTGCTCTCGACGCTGTCGGGAAATCCCCCGTGCCCCGAGGAGCGCGGGTCGTGA
- a CDS encoding vWA domain-containing protein has product MRSVGFTGSFCFTVAVLAATLAGCDCSGNITGGQACTGAGAPEGCGRPCSASSPCGPGLYCGDDGECTADCSSTITCGAGRVCSGDGHCVESGLDGAVGDAQRPDALPADRTCASVTVDATRSTPNVLLVIDRSGSMNEDFDDGDSRWDVLESALLDTPDGVISPLQASVRFGFAMYDESGSPSGCPDLITVPTALDNYDAIETEYRMRNPAGGTPTGDSIQAILGRLDSLIDAPDQPTVFVLATDGEPDTCEDGDDEVNGRRESLEAVQAAYARDIRTFVISVGDDVGADHLQQIANAGIGNAPDEDMPAAPFWVATDTAGLRTALETIVGSVVSCELTLEGEIDPTRACDGEVRLGGDPLTCGTDWEAVDADTIRLLGAACDRLQRGGEALTATFPCGVIII; this is encoded by the coding sequence ATGCGCAGCGTTGGCTTCACTGGATCCTTTTGCTTCACGGTCGCGGTGCTCGCCGCGACGCTCGCGGGCTGCGATTGCTCGGGGAACATCACCGGCGGTCAGGCGTGCACCGGCGCCGGCGCGCCCGAGGGATGCGGGCGTCCCTGCAGCGCGAGCTCGCCGTGCGGCCCCGGTCTCTACTGCGGCGACGACGGCGAGTGCACCGCCGACTGCTCGTCGACCATCACGTGCGGCGCGGGCCGCGTGTGCTCGGGCGATGGCCACTGCGTCGAGAGCGGCCTCGACGGCGCGGTGGGCGACGCGCAGCGCCCCGACGCGCTGCCCGCCGATCGCACGTGCGCGTCGGTGACGGTCGACGCGACGCGCAGCACCCCGAACGTGCTCCTGGTGATCGATCGCTCGGGCTCGATGAACGAGGACTTCGACGACGGCGACTCGCGCTGGGACGTGCTCGAGAGCGCGCTGCTCGACACGCCGGACGGAGTGATCTCGCCGCTCCAGGCGTCGGTGCGCTTCGGGTTCGCGATGTACGACGAGTCGGGCTCGCCCTCGGGCTGTCCCGACCTGATCACGGTGCCGACCGCGCTCGACAACTACGACGCGATCGAGACGGAGTACCGGATGCGCAACCCGGCCGGCGGCACGCCGACGGGCGACTCGATCCAGGCGATCCTCGGGCGGCTCGACTCGCTGATCGACGCGCCCGATCAGCCGACGGTGTTCGTGCTCGCGACCGACGGCGAGCCCGACACCTGCGAGGACGGCGACGACGAGGTGAACGGTCGCCGCGAGTCGCTCGAGGCGGTGCAGGCCGCGTACGCGCGCGACATCCGCACGTTCGTCATCAGCGTCGGCGACGACGTGGGCGCGGATCACCTGCAGCAGATCGCGAACGCGGGCATCGGCAACGCGCCCGACGAGGACATGCCCGCCGCGCCGTTCTGGGTGGCGACCGACACCGCGGGCCTGCGCACCGCGCTCGAGACGATCGTCGGCAGCGTCGTGAGCTGCGAGCTGACGCTCGAGGGCGAGATCGATCCGACGCGCGCGTGTGACGGCGAGGTGCGGCTCGGCGGCGACCCGCTGACGTGCGGGACCGACTGGGAAGCGGTCGACGCGGACACGATCCGCCTGTTGGGCGCGGCGTGTGATCGGCTGCAGCGCGGCGGTGAGGCGCTGACGGCGACGTTCCCGTGTGGGGTGATCATCATCTGA